One segment of Solanum lycopersicum chromosome 1, SLM_r2.1 DNA contains the following:
- the LOC138342114 gene encoding uncharacterized protein, with the protein MVDDNSTNERVEASKGGQLQNNLVLRLECKISQLEEELAHMHDLAKLSISLGTQFGENIDNPPNQTTMPNNPPINISRPEPTRPNTFPPPHAQNTQVPFHHYYQQTKPTFPETTPNTNIPYTLGNNNLNPIYVETAPLTHDLHESESHQKDILIKNLTERLDNLTNRVQHVEGNKKLGGLSYEDLCMHPDVELPEGYKLPKFEMFNGIGDPKAHLRMYCDKLVGVGRDERILMKLFMRSLTGEALSWYIEQDSQKWVEWVDMATDFMNRFGFNIENAPDWFYIQNLKKKSSESFREYAIRWRSEAARARPPMKESQMKDYFIRAQEPQYYDRMMLVAEKSFAEIIKLGERIEEGIKNGTIINLEALQATNKALQSGGMTESRKKTGSVMMAHGTKTPLRHKTINPPPSPYPHTPYPKHPSAPPPISPQPMRIYYQNAPPQYLHASYPVYNVQPTHFQTPPPTQTPNYRNRPSYERRPTKIYTPLAEPITQLYERLKQAGYVSPIPALPVDVRTKWYDPNKVCAYHSGMKGNNTEVCRALKDKVQMLIDTKTIQLKDPTPNVANNPLPNHQVNMVEAGDVWDWEESNWAVETEEAMSTTAQAPLIVQGLAPFEVEVVAPRPPFTVYRASSPIQCDTHVVPWDYNKRQMNVEETDVATGVTRSGRIYTSENLLSKTSSKISILELLQSSETHQNALLKIFGEAYVPSNITHGEVSQMVGQVFEAYKISFHKDELPLEGTTHNKALYISVQYQDKVINKALVDAGSGLNICPLSTLTRLGVDNAKIQTWKMNVRAFDGSQRGTIGEITLDMLIGPVTFPIAFKILDIPSSYNLLLSCPWIHMAGAVPSTLYQCLKFEWDYEEVVVHGEKGHPVYTIEGRENMDGEMYHTVELVGNIELQPWFSQKIIDMMAWFGFELGKVLGAELQGIVKPIQPVRHSTTLVWDISTLPKNGSIGNHLEMGFMGGSTDEISDDLKGLSLTKEEGKVCNVVINEEEKGGPSGSKEAKISVSNWTSTPSRPRRASGKIHYKNVDSETMAYNETAQLNINDLEEVKDNEVPEELIKRVKEFEEKPNPNLVETEVVNLGNAEVTHETRVSIHMIKEDKREYIEFLIENKDIFVWSYADMTGLSTSIVAHRLPTDPTCPPVKQKLRKYKPEMSLKIKEEVSKQLDAGILQVTEYPTWLANVIPVPKKDGKVRVCVDYRDLNKASPKDNFPLPNIHILIDNCAKHETQSFVDCFVGYHQIEMHKDDAEKTAFITP; encoded by the exons ATGGTTGACGACAACAGCACCAATGAAAGGGTAGAAGCTTCTAAGGGAGGACAACTTCAAAATAATCTTGTCCTAAGACTTGAGTGCAAGATTTCACAATTGGAAGAAGAGCTAGCCCATATGCATGATTTGGCCAAGTTGTCTATCTCTCTTGGAACCCAATTTGGAGAAAACATAGACAATCCTCCTAACCAAACAACCATGCCAAACAATCCTCCAATCAATATATCCCGACCTGAACCCACCCGTCCAAATACCTTTCCACCACCCCACGCCCAAAATACCCAAGTTCCATTTCACCACTATTACCAACAAACCAAACCAACCTTCCCAGAAACAACCCCAAACACAAATATCCCATATACTCTTGGAAACAACAACCTCAATCCAATATACGTGGAAACTGCCCCTCTGACCCATGACCTCCATGAATCAGAGTCCCATCAAAAAGACATCCTAATAAAAAACCTGACTGAGAGATTAGACAACTTAACCAACAGGGTACAACATGTTGAAGGAAATAAGAAGTTAGGAGGATTGAGCTATGAGGATCTGTGCATGCACCCTGATGTAGAACTGCCCGAAGGATACAAGCTTCCAAAATTTGAGATGTTCAATGGCATTGGGGATCCCAAAGCCCACCTACGAATGTATTGTGACAAACTTGTAGGGGTGGGAAGAGATGAGAGGATACTCATGAAGTTGTTTATGAGGAGTCTTACTGGGGAGGCCCTATCATGGTATATTGAGCAAGACTCGCAGAAATGGGTAGAATGGGTTGATATGGCAACTGATTTCATGAATAGGTTTGgttttaatattgaaaatgcACCTGATTGGTTTtacattcaaaatttgaagaagaaatcgAGTGAATCCTTCAGAGAATATGCCATAAGATGGAGGTCTGAAGCGGCTAGGGCCAGACCCCCTATGAAAGAATCTCAAATGAAAGACTATTTCATTCGTGCCCAAGAACCACAATACTATGACCGAATGATGCTAGTGGCTGAAAAGAGTTTCGCTGAAATCATCAAACTAGGCGAAAGAATTGAAGAAGGCATAAAGAATGGGACTATCATCAACTTGGAGGCTTTACAAGCAACCAACAAGGCTCTGCAATCTGGTGGAATGACAGAAAGTCGAAAGAAAACAGGTTCTGTAATGATGGCTCATGGAACTAAGACCCCTTTGAGGCACAAGACAATAAACCCACCACCATCCCCATACCCTCACACCCCATACCCTAAACATCCCTCAGCTCCACCCCCTATATCTCCCCAACCCATGCGTATATATTACCAAAACGCTCCTCCTCAATATTTGCATGCCTCATATCCTGTCTATAATGTTCAACCAACACACTTCCAAACTCCACCACCCACTCAAACACCAAATTACCGAAACAGACCTTCCTATGAAAGAAGACCTACAAAAATCTATACCCCTTTGGCTGAACCCATAACACAACTTTATGAAAGACTGAAACAGGCTGGGTACGTCTCCCCAATACCTGCATTACCAGTGGATGTTCGCACAAAATGGTATGACCCTAACAAGGTATGCGCCTACCATTCTGGGATGAAGGGTAACAACACCGAAGTTTGCAGAGCCCTTAAGGATAAGGTTCAAATGTTGATTGATACAAAAACCATCCAACTCAAGGATCCTACACCGAATGTTGCGAATAATCCTCTTCCTAACCATCAAGTCAACATGGTGGAAGCTGGTGATGTCTGGGATTGGGAAGAATCTAACTGGGCCGTCGAAACAGAAGAAGCCATGTCTACCACTGCCCAAGCACCACTAATAGTGCAAGGACTCGCCCCATTTGAAGTAGAAGTTGTTGCACCCAGACCACCGTTCACTGTCTATAGGGCATCCTCCCCAATACAATGTGATACACATGTTGTACCTTGGGATTACAACAAAAGACAAATGAATGTGGAAGAGACAGATGTTGCAACAGGGGTCACCAGATCTGGAAGAATTTACACTTCTGAAAATTTG TTGAGTAAAACCTCATCCAAAATATCAATTCTGGAGTTACTGCAATCTTCTGAAACTCATCAAAATGCCCTTCTGAAGATCTTTGGTGAAGCTTATGTCCCATCTAACATCACTCATGGAGAGGTATCCCAAATGGTGGGGCAGGTCTTTGAGGCTTACAAAATATCTTTTCACAAAGATGAGCTGCCACTCGAAGGAACAACTCACAATAAAGCTCTGTACATTTCAGTTCAATATCAGGATAAGGTGATAAACAAAGCATTAGTTGATGCAGGTTCAGGTTTAAACATTTGCCCTCTGAGCACACTGACGAGGCTGGGCGTGGATAATGCAAAAATTCAGACATGGAAGATGAATGTGAGGGCATTTGATGGCTCCCAGAGAGGCACTATTGGGGAGATAACCTTGGACATGCTCATTGGTCCTGTCACTTTCCCCATAGCTTTCAAAATTTTGGACATCCCTTCATCGTACAACTTATTGTTGAGTTGTCCATGGATTCATATGGCTGGAGCAGTTCCATCTACTCTTTACCAATGCCTGAAGTTTGAATGGGATTACGAAGAGGTTGTAGTCCATGGAGAAAAGGGTCATCCTGTATACACGATTGAAGGAAGAGAGAATATGGATGGTGAAATGTACCATACAGTGGAGCTTGTTGGTAATATTGAGTTGCAACCTTGGTTCAGCCAAAAAATCATAGATATGATGGCCTGGTTCGGTTTCGAGCTTGGGAAAGTATTGGGGGCTGAATTGCAAGGGATAGTGAAACCTATACAGCCTGTTCGACATTCCACCACTTTGGTTTGGGATATAAGTACACTACCGAAGAATGGCTCGATTGGCAACCACCTAGAGATGG GTTTCATGGGCGGCAGTACTGATGAGATCTCAGACGACTTGAAGGGGTTATCGCTAACCAAAGAAGAGGGGAAAGTTTGCAACGTCGTGATCAACGAGGAGGAGAAAGGGGGCCCTAGTGGAAGCAAGGAAGCAAAGATCAGCGTCAGCAACTGGACCTCGACTCCATCCAGACCTCGTCGAGCATCTGG CAAAATTCACTATAAAAATGTCGACTCTGAGACTATGGCATACAATGAGACTGCTCAACTTAATATTAATGACTTAGAAGAAGTCAAAGACAATGAGGTTCCCGAGGAGTTAATCAAAAGGGTTAAGGAATTCGAGGAAAAACCCAATCCAAACTTGGTAGAGACAGAAGTGGTGAATTTGGGAAATGCAGAGGTGACACATGAAACTCGAGTAAGCATCCATATGATAAAAGAAGACAAAAGAGAGTATATCGAGTTTCTCATAGAGAATAAAGATATTTTCGTGTGGTCCTACGCAGACATGACAGGGCTAAGTACTTCAATCGTAGCCCATCGACTGCCCACTGATCCAACATGTCCTCCAGTAAAACAGAAGCTGAGAAAATACAAGCCTGAGATgagtttgaaaatcaaagaagaagtatcAAAGCAATTAGATGCTGGGATACTCCAAGTGACAGAATACCCAACTTGGCTTGCAAATGTCATTCCAGTGCCCAAGAAAGACGGCAAGGTCAGAGTTTGCGTGGATTATCGAGATCTCAATAAAGCTAGCCCTAAAGATAACTTTCCCTTACCAAACATACACATACTAATTGACAATTGTGCTAAGCACGAAACtcagtcatttgtggattgcTTTGTCGGCTATCATCAAATTGAGATGCACAAAGACGACGCTGAGAAAACTGCCTTCATCACGCCGTGA